TTCTTTTCCACATTTCAGTAGATAAAATTGAGCAAGATTAGGGTTGTTCAAACACTAAATAGCATAAACAAGGAAGCCAGCCATTTACTTCAGCTATTAGGCTGTAATTGAAATAGAGAACTTGAAAGCAGCATTGAAACTAGTAACCCTTAAATGAGATTAAAGACTAGATGGAAATTCAGCTGAATGCAGGCAATAATCAGAGCCCCCTGTCTGTTGTGTTTAGCACTGAATTCCATTCAATGATATATTGGACTTTGAAGCATTAAGTTTACTGAACCCTGACCTTTCCATCAACAGCTCACTGAGATACGTCAAAGAGAACATAAAGTAAACTACACGAAAATGCCAATTTAAACAAACCACATCAAAGAAAACTCTCAGCATTCCAATTTCCCGAGCCCCTATCGACCGTCTCCCAGCTACTCCTAACATTCTAGAGGAATCTGCCCAAAAAGAGAATTTGCTTTGCTCCTTACCACTCGCCACCAGCTTTCACCATGTTAGAACGTTTCACAGGACACCAGTGCTTCAGCTGGAAGGTGACTGGGGGCCACGAGCACACACGGATGGGACACTTATACGATGAACGCTGCTCCCTTCCCATCAGTTTACTACAGATGAGGATTTTGAATTGCGCGGGCGCCAATGGTTACAGGGaagaggctggaaagtggagctgaggccaaggTCAGGTCCGACATTATCttatggaatggcggagcaggctcgaggattGAATGACCATCTCCTCCTACTCCTGGTGTTAACAGCATTGACAGGGTGTTGGTTGCTTGGTTACTGTCCAGGTGCAGAACGAGGGGCTGGGCACGATGGGAAAGGTAGCAGCAAATAATTGAAGCAGAACTGAGAATTATTACTAACATAATTACTGATATCCAAACATTGTGTTATGGTGTGAATCTGTAATAATCTCTGGAAATAATTGTGTTTAAAGATGGCACAGTTTAAAGCATCACCGTCACTTGGCTCAATGCCTGACGCTAATTGTGTAGCGCAATGGCATTAAAcgcagggttgccaactctggctggACATATTCCTGGAGGAGTTCTCATACGATTTTACACCTCCAGCAGCCCTGGCCAATCAAACAACAATCCCCTAATCACCAATTCTGCTATAACTCATAAATTAAAAAGTTCAGAGAAAATGCCcccagtgattttttttctctgcaatattgtccaggacaacccgaaagatgtgctgttaggtaatttggacattctgaattctccctctgtgtacccgagcaggcgccggaatgtggtgacttagggcttttcacagtaacttcatagaacatagaacagtacagcacagaacaggcccttcggccctcgatgttgtgccgagcaatgatcaccctagtcaaacccacgtatccaccctatacccgtaacccaacaacacccccttaaccttacttttttaggacactacgggcaatttagcatggccaatccacctaacccgcacatctttggactgtgggaggaaaccggagcacccggaggaaacccacgcacacacagggaggacgtgcagactccgcacagacagtgaccctgccgggaatcgaacctgggaccctggagctgtgaagcatttatgctaaccaccatgctaccgtgctgccctgtagcaAAGggggttacaagggggcataactataaggttcctggtggaagatataggaggcatgtcagaggtaggttctttactcagaaagtagtttgggtgtggaacgcactcccaactatgatagtggagtcggacactttcggatcaagcggttattggataggcatatggagtgcactggaatgattgggagtaggttgatttgatcttagtttcagactagaatgatagaatttacagtacagaaggaggccattcggcccatcgagtctgcaccggctcctggaaagggcaccctacccaaggctaacaccttcattgcagtgttaatgtaagtctacttatgacattaataaagattattattattatagaattatAATTCTTGGAGATTCCAGCTCTGGAGAGTTGGCAACCCGACCACTCAGACAGATGGGGTGTGCTAACGAGAACAAATTCCTTTCTCGGCACCGCGGAATACTTACAGGTACATTAGCAGGATGGCGCTCACCACCAACACCACGCGGCTCATAGACGAGTAGAAGTATACGATGCTGAGGAAAAAGCAGGCACGGGCAGCCAAGTAAAGCCAATCCAGCCAATCGCGGTTCAACTCGTCATCGTCATCCATCACCGGGCCTCCTTGCGCGTTCATCCGGAGGTTCTGGTTGGCTGGTGGGTTGTTGAGTTGAGGGAGGGGGGCATTCCGATCTGCCGGCAGGTTGACCAGAGGGGGCTGGTTGGGTAGGTCCGGAGGCGTCCCCGGGGCGACCACTGGGTGTTGCTGCGAGTTGGTGGCGGCGGCAGCAACTGCCGCTTGactggaaaagaaaagaaaaattcaaaaataaatccAAGAATACCTGGCTTGCTTTGTTACTGGGTGGATATTATTCGCACTGCACAGGGACAACCATTTGGTCAAAGGGTTACAGAGAAAACTGAAGAGTTTTATTACCCCGTAAGGATACTTCAGGCCACTAATTAACTAACGGGCTGATTGCTATTGGTATTTATTTCAAAAGGGAAACAGATTACCCGTGGCAATGTCTGTTGGAGGCTCGAGGTATGCTAGCCGAGGACCAATTTGACTCTCTGCAAGAACTCGGCCAAGTCGCAACACTCACCATCgcactccaccccaaccccgcaaCCCTGGAAATTCTCTCTTTTTCGAcacttatccaattctcttttgaaagtcgtGACTGACTCTGCCTCCCCGCTATTGGGATCAGTTTCTCCTGGTTTATCCTGTGTCcaggccccctccccactccactcgcgcacacacacacccccacctcacACGTTTCGATCAGATCTCCTTTCAACTTCCTCTTCTCGGGAAATCAGCCTCAGTTTCTCTAAACTAACCACAGAACTGAAGTCCCTCAGTTTCTCCAGTGGTTAGAATTTGGTGTCAGTGAAACGGTGCTGACTGCACCTGGTTTTCTGAAACCAGCTCAAGCAGCATAGCTTCAAGCGCAGACTTGGGCAGGGGaataagagtcagccacatcaaCCTGTTCAGTTAGTATTACAATTCTATTTATCACACATTGCTCTAAATTCTGACCTAATAAAAGCTTTCAATTGGCTGATAACGCCGTgttttggggaagagaattccacattgCTTTTACTTGTTGTTGCGTTTTCTGATTTCACTCTTGAAAAGCCTAATTTTATTATTGCCTTTTGCTTTGCAGGAGTAGAGTCAGCAGGGCAGTGACGGGCATTGAAACACCGGTTATATTTACCATATATCATGGCATACAAGTCGACCCGGCGTACAAGACAACCTCATTTCCTGAAGGCTAAAAATCAtgggggtgaattctctgcctcgcaccgtcgctggcagcgggattctccgctcccactgctggccaatgggatttcacaCTGTAGCCACCCACCACcggcaggaaacccacgggcgggggtgcgctgccagcagagcggagaattccaccggtggagaattcaccccatggTTCTCAATGTATAAACTGACCCCTCCTTTTTAGCATGGCATGCTGTCATGCATTAGAAGTCAATTGCAATTTTTCATCCTGTTTTACTGTGCAATACCTTATAACTGGGCACAAAGGATCAAGCAGGTGAGTGAGCGGTGTTGGGCAGTGAATCCACTTTAGCCATTGGATATCACTGACATTTCAAACTGATGACCAATCACATCCACACTGGTTGTTCACTTTTACACTCGGTATTAAGTCGGCTCCTGTTTGGGGAGGGATATTGAAGTTTCACCGGTCGACTCGTACAGTAAAAGGAAAAGGGAGGGAAAAAATGGTGACAAAAATTCTGAATGTTGATGGCCAGGTGCTAAAGACGCAATGGAGGCAAATGGTAGAGCTCCCTATCTGGCTCTCCGCTATTCCAAAATCAGTGACGGCAACATCCACGATTATCCCCAAGTAGATGGCTGATACAACTGCTGCCACTTTTTGGGAGGACGCCAATCAGGTTATGCTGATAGCGGACCACTGGGGCAAAACTCAATTTCACCCAGAGACTAAAAACAGCCCATAATGTCATCATGGGTGGGGCAGGAATGGTGAACATTCAGATATCTTAAGACTACCCACACATTCCCTGTCTCTTTGGGAAAAGGAGCCTGTGCCTGCACTAATCATTTGCCAAGATCAGGAAGAGGGCCTGCTCCTTTTCACCTGCAGATGTGGGGTTAGGGGTGGgataggtggggttgggggtgggataGGTGGGGTGGGGTATTGTGTGGCAGAAAAAGTGTTTTCTCCCATAGACTGAAGAAATGTGTTGTTGGAAGTGACGCATTTCAATGCAGTGGCACTGTTTCCAAAATGTAAACTTTTCAAATATTAATCAAGCAAAATAACCTTCACTTATTTTCAAATCGGGAGACATTTCAGATACAATAACTCAGAGTACATAagaagaactcggagcaggagtaggccatctggcccctcgagcctgctccaccattcaacgagatcatggctgatcttttgtggactcagctccactttccggcccgaacaccataacccttaatccctttattcttcaagaaactatctatctttaccttaaaaacatttaatgaaggagcctcaactgcttcactgggcaaggaattccatagattcacaaccctttgggtgaagaagttcctcctaaactcagtcctaaatctacttcctcttattttgaggctatgtcccctaggtctgctttcacccgccagtggaaacaacctgcccgcatctatcctatctattcccttcataattttatgtttctcgaagatcccccctcatccttctaaattccaatgagtacagtcccagtctactcaacctctcctcgtaatccaaccccttcagctctgggattaacctagtgaatctcctctgcacaccctgcagtgccagtacgtcctttctcaagtaaggagaccaaaactgaacacagtactccaggtgtggcctcactaacaccttatacaattgcaacataacctccctagtcttaaactccatccctctagcaatgaaggataaaattccatttgccttcttaatcacctgttgcacctgtaaaccaactttctgtgactcatgtactagcacacccaggtctctctgcacagcagcatgctttaatattttatcatttaaataataatcccgtttgctgttattcctaccaacatggataatctcacatttgtcaacattgtattccatctgccagaccctagcccattcacttaacctatccaaatccctctgcagacttccagtatcctctgcacttctcgctttaccactcatcttagcgtcatctgcaaacttggacacattgcccttggtccccaactccaaagcatctatgtaaattgtgaacaattgtgggcccaacacagatccctgagggacaccactagctactgattgccaaccagagaaacacccattaatccccactgggCATACTGGGCGAGAGTTTGTGTGGCTACATTCACCCTGGGGCAATCTCTCTATTAATGAATGACAGTATTTATAAGAATAGAGAGGGGCATCAATCGAGGGTCATAATATTGGAgcagaattggaaaaaaaaagagcagTGAAGCAGGAATTACCCCAAGAAAGCCCCTTCAAATTCATTTTAAAAGAGAATCGTAGAACAAGCTAGATACTTACTATTGCATATAATACTGCCTTGCGTACATCTGCTGGAGCCAGACAATTTGCTGAGAGCTGTATAGATTGTATGCAGCTAGACCAGACATTCCCATTGGTCTCTGAGGCTCTTCTCCTGCAGGCCTTTCAATGAAAAATTGGAAGACCAGTTGAAGTACTTAACCAATGAAGAAAAACATTAGGTCAGTGAAGTTAGAGACTCTCTTCATACTTACCAGGCGCCATATGCCCAAGGAAAGGAGGCAGGTCCTCGGTGACGGAGGCCATCTACAGCTGCTGATGTGGGGACAGTGAGGGTTTCTTGACCAGAGGCTGTAGGTGTAGCTGTCTCCTGCTTACAGGAGCAAtagagaaacaaaaagagaagTTAGCTTGCATCTCCAATCCAATCTCTACGAGTGGAGGAGAAACATGAACAGTGGACAGAGGAACAATCAAAATTACTGTCTGCCATTTTGTTTACCTCTCCCTTTAAAGGTACCTGGGAAAAGTTAATTTTGATCTATTCCCAAATCAGCAATAACTCACAGCTACAGCTCCATGATAATATTTGCACTTTCCTTATTTTTTTCTCTATTCAGTAATCCAAGGTTTATGATTTCCAATACCCAGAGCAGACGTGCTGGAGCCACATTGTTGTGATTCACCCCAAAGCGCCATTTGATCCCAAAAAGGAAACAATTCACATCCCTGAACTAAACAATTGGCTTTAGGCTgtgtaatatcccacacgggaACGTCGGGGTGTGAATGCTCTTCTTTCCCGtgctccttgtggagtacgagTTCCCCCCCGAGGGGGTGGGAATATCGCAATTACCCAATGCATgcaaggtcagccagtaaggcaccgatcaagcaggaacccagtaggggtcTACCGGGTAGTGTATATATCGTTTGTATAAATAAAATTTTGTTCTTATTTTATTCGGTGTAGTcaccccatgtccttattaaaggcCGGACTAAGTAAAACCTTTGGTTCTGTCACCCACAACAAGGCAAATAATTCATCTTGGCTCCAACAACCTGATTTACACTTTGGCCGATTTTCTACTCCATTGAAGACAGTAGGCAGGCTGCCCATGTACCATCACCTGTTTACTATCTTTACCCAGTGAATCTCTGTGACACTGACTAAATCCATTCACAAAAAAAATACAGATTTATTAAATTCCAATGCAAAAGGTATAAATTAAATAGGATCCAGAACAGCAACAACTTCCAATTAGATTCCTCCTATGTAGGATTTTAGCAGAAGACTAAAACCAATTAGGATATAAATAACTTGCTCGCAACTTAAGACACAGCTGGGCACTTTGCATTACCACAAGTATGCAAATCTTCAGGGCAGGGAACAACATTCTTTGAAAATAGGTTTCAGTGTGTGCTTGGCACTGCACCTGTTCTCATCCAGAAGGTAGCTTTCAACAGTATTTCAAAGCAAATGGCAAGAagcctcacacccttctgacggcATCTCAATAGCTGGGCTGATTCCTTCCCTCCACAGCATAGCAGCATGCTCTCAAATTCATAGCACTTTAAAAATACTGAGTGTGCCTCAATGCTGTACTGTTCAACTCCAGTTAGAATTGAACATTTTCACCCTCATTGCAGTTTTTATTTAAAGTGCAACACACTTTAATATTAATATTTTATTTCTATTCTTTATGTCTGAGTCTATCTTTAGGCACATGTATTAAGTGTTGATGCTTACAAATGTTAACATTTATATGTTTACTTTGAAAGTATGAAAACAAAATGACCCAAGCAATTCAAGGAGGAAGAAAGTAAGAAGTAATCTCTATCAAACCTTTGGGCGAGTTAGAAGAGGGAACAGAGGGTGTGGTTTTCAGGTAGCTTTGAAAggcagggtggcagggtggtgcagcggttagcactgctgcctcacagcgccgagggcccAGATTTGACTATGTCcgcgggtcactgttcgtgtggagtttacacattctccccatgatgtgcaggctaggtggaatggccatgctaaattgccctttaattggaaaaaaaaaagaactgggtactctaaattaatatttttaaaaccttTGAAAGGCAAGATGAGAAGCAGGGCAGCTCAGAGTCCAGGGTGTAAGACTCCAGGCACTTGAAGACTCTGCCACCACTAGTATAGAAAAAGCTAACCTACATGTAGATAGTCCCTCTCACATCCCAGGACAGCCTAAAGAGCTCGACAGCCAGCTGACTGCTTCTGTAGTGAGTCACTCCTCGTTTGGAAGGTGAACGTGGCAgtcaatttgcatacagcaaTTGGCCACAAACACCAATGAGATAATGGTAGTTAATGGGAATTGGTGCTGTTGGATAAAGGATAAATGTAGACCAGGACACTGCAAGAAATGCCCTGTCCTTCAAATAATATTAGGGGACCCTTAACATCTGCATAAGGGGGCAGATGGGGGCTCAGTTGAatgtctcatccaaatcattgagatAGTACAGTCCGTAAGAAGATCaaatgctcaagtctctggagctgGCTTTGAACGTCATCAGACGGAGATCCTGGAGATGAAGAAAGGAAATTCACACTGAAGGATGACCGCAGAGATAGAGTCCTACCATCAGCAGGTTAAGTGGCTTAGAGGAGTTACGAAGACAGGAAGGGACACTCGACCAACTCAGTCTCTACCTCAGTTCTTAATTCACAAATTTGGCATCTACTTTAGCAGCAGTATCCTGTAccccaggcattgtcaaagtcaGGGGCACGACCTGCTATAGCCAGCTATTAACGCtggctgcaagcagccttcaaaatggccacgaacatatttttaaaatgcagccgtattgagcgggcacgcatgcgcatcgGTATACGGGCACGCATAGGCAGTGTGGCCACATTTTTTACTATACAGTCGCAGCCATTTTTAAcaagtttgtgtgggggggggggggggggggggtgttatcaggggaaaaaatgcagaaactgaaaatgttttcatcctctagaaattggaggttcaccacatttcatTTAAACatgacaaggtaagagaaaatggtgggtcgcgcaggtcagctggcgtgggccgtgaaggtcagctggcgtgagctgtgcaggttggccggcgtgggtcgcgaagactGGCTGGCATGGGCAGCGAAGGTCTgcaggttggtaaaaatgggtccccgaaaaaaaaagtttgaaaaccactgTTCTACCCTACTATATAAattatggaatgggagggactatACAAGTGGGGCCATTCATTCACTCGCTCTTTGATTATCTATCAAAGATTAGCGAAAGCATTAACAAAAAAGCCAATTAATTTCTGGCTTAGAGCAGAGGGATGTGAGCTCAGCGCCAAATCAAAAGGCAGGTAAACACGATTAGTGAGAGATGGAGGAGGTGGAATTGATAACCACCTTCCTTGAGGCCCAGCTTCCTGCACAAGAATGGACAATCTGCATTTCTGTGCACAGTTTTAAAGCTTCTAGTTTGCAGATACTGTGGCAGTCAGATCAGTTTGTACAACAATGTGTGATGTACAGGGGCCCTCACTTCACTCAACTAAATATCAAATTAAACAAAGGCCACAATCCCCTTGGTCCTGGTCATGTTCCCGTCTGCAGTGCGATACAGGCTTATAAAGCTTCAAAATCTATACAGTCGTGCTCGGTGTGtgcgtgctcccccccccccccccccaacctcatttCCCCTTTTACCGTCACATTTGCTGCCTGCGTTGATTCAGATCCACTTCTCAAGTTACAGACCAGGTGAAGGGTGTGGTATTCGTCATTCTGCGGGAGACAAACGAATGAGGAGAGACAATTAGCACAAGATCCGCTCGAGGAATTACTGGAAGCAGTTGGGCAGAAACTGGCTGGCAAGACCTCCAAAAAGAATGTCAAGTTTAAAATTGCGGATTTTGATTTATATTTCTCAACTCCATCAAAGTGAGGAAATATATATTCTAAGCCAAGATCTTTCTTTGTAAAGAAATAATTTTGCTGAGGCAGTGTTTTTTAAATAACTAATATACGAATATTACCATTGCAAAGTGTTAGGATATTGTTGTAAAACCTTTTGTCTGCCTTGTGTTCCCCTTTTTAATCCCCATCCTGCTGCCTGCTTGAATCTGCAGTCTTCTGGTTAGCTGCTCCAACATTACTGTGCCATTTGGGATCTCTGTTAAACTACAGATTTTAGGCAGAGCTGGAACACCTTGT
The window above is part of the Scyliorhinus canicula chromosome 9, sScyCan1.1, whole genome shotgun sequence genome. Proteins encoded here:
- the herpud1 gene encoding homocysteine-responsive endoplasmic reticulum-resident ubiquitin-like domain member 1 protein isoform X2 — protein: METQEEMVTLLIKAPNQRQEDQKVGAELGWTVRRLKSYLSDKYPSHPAESEQRLIYSGKLLPDHLLLRDVLRKNDEYHTLHLVCNLRSGSESTQAANVTETATPTASGQETLTVPTSAAVDGLRHRGPASFPWAYGAWPAGEEPQRPMGMSGLAAYNLYSSQQIVWLQQMYARQYYMQYQAAVAAAATNSQQHPVVAPGTPPDLPNQPPLVNLPADRNAPLPQLNNPPANQNLRMNAQGGPVMDDDDELNRDWLDWLYLAARACFFLSIVYFYSSMSRVVLVVSAILLMYLHRAGWFPFRHPAPLEPVPNVDVPAEAADPNRVNQEQQENQDGQDIVQEESGTPDHDLDGTSNSGSNDITEAPLAPEAEVVRTTLANKTWVFFKTFFASLIPEGPQVVAN
- the herpud1 gene encoding homocysteine-responsive endoplasmic reticulum-resident ubiquitin-like domain member 1 protein isoform X1, giving the protein METQEEMVTLLIKAPNQRQEDQKVGAELGWTVRRLKSYLSDKYPSHPAESEQRLIYSGKLLPDHLLLRDVLRKNDEYHTLHLVCNLRSGSESTQAANVTQETATPTASGQETLTVPTSAAVDGLRHRGPASFPWAYGAWPAGEEPQRPMGMSGLAAYNLYSSQQIVWLQQMYARQYYMQYQAAVAAAATNSQQHPVVAPGTPPDLPNQPPLVNLPADRNAPLPQLNNPPANQNLRMNAQGGPVMDDDDELNRDWLDWLYLAARACFFLSIVYFYSSMSRVVLVVSAILLMYLHRAGWFPFRHPAPLEPVPNVDVPAEAADPNRVNQEQQENQDGQDIVQEESGTPDHDLDGTSNSGSNDITEAPLAPEAEVVRTTLANKTWVFFKTFFASLIPEGPQVVAN